In Acidobacteriota bacterium, the following are encoded in one genomic region:
- the argH gene encoding argininosuccinate lyase, which yields MWSGRFSAEPDREVFDFGASFRFDRRLLDDDIEGSLAWAAALADAGVVSADDAVRLGEALEAIRQAARERPESVEGPDEDVHAFVERQLVERVGELGKRLHTGRSRNEQVALDLRLYLRRRVPVLHAGLVRLVAACAAQARAAGDALMPSYTHLRRAQPILVAHFWLAHAAAARRDHERFTRVLAEIDRLPLGSGAVAGTAFPVDTAALARRLGFSRVVENSLDAVADRDFVAEFLHAVALAMIHLSRLGEDVIVFGAEEFGFFDLDDRVSTGSSLMPQKKNPDPMELVRGKAGRAIGCLAGWLSTMKGLPSGYNKDLQEDKEAVFDAEDTLAGCLAASAAVVETLTVRTDVTTRAASGLMLATDVADVLVNRGVPFRSAHEIVGRMVRELIAAQRGFDDLTPDEWRGHHPLFEGIDATVVSGRASVDAKRTPQSTAPGAVAAALADVTRWLAST from the coding sequence TTGTGGTCGGGTCGGTTCTCGGCCGAGCCAGATCGGGAGGTCTTCGACTTCGGGGCCTCCTTCCGCTTCGACCGTCGCCTGCTCGACGACGACATCGAGGGCAGCCTGGCCTGGGCCGCGGCGCTCGCGGACGCCGGCGTCGTGTCGGCCGACGACGCGGTGCGTCTCGGCGAGGCACTCGAGGCGATCCGGCAGGCGGCGCGCGAGCGGCCCGAGTCGGTCGAGGGCCCCGACGAAGACGTGCATGCCTTCGTCGAGCGCCAGCTCGTCGAGCGCGTGGGCGAGCTCGGCAAGCGGCTGCACACCGGCCGGTCGCGCAACGAGCAGGTGGCGCTCGACTTGCGGCTCTACCTCCGCCGGCGGGTCCCCGTCCTGCACGCCGGCCTCGTGCGGCTCGTGGCGGCCTGCGCGGCACAGGCGCGCGCGGCGGGTGACGCGCTGATGCCGTCGTACACGCACCTGCGGCGCGCACAACCGATCCTCGTCGCGCACTTCTGGCTCGCGCACGCCGCGGCGGCGCGCCGCGACCACGAACGCTTCACCCGCGTGCTCGCGGAGATCGACCGGCTGCCGCTCGGATCGGGCGCGGTGGCCGGCACCGCCTTTCCCGTCGACACCGCCGCCCTGGCCCGCCGCCTCGGGTTCTCGCGCGTCGTCGAGAACAGCCTCGACGCCGTCGCCGACCGCGACTTCGTCGCCGAGTTCCTCCACGCAGTGGCGCTCGCCATGATCCACCTGAGCCGGCTCGGCGAGGACGTCATCGTCTTCGGGGCCGAGGAGTTCGGTTTCTTCGACCTCGACGACCGGGTCTCGACCGGCAGCAGCCTGATGCCGCAGAAGAAGAACCCCGACCCGATGGAGCTGGTGCGTGGCAAGGCCGGGCGCGCGATCGGGTGCCTCGCCGGGTGGCTCTCGACCATGAAGGGGCTGCCGAGCGGGTACAACAAGGACCTGCAGGAAGACAAGGAGGCCGTGTTCGACGCCGAAGACACTCTTGCCGGGTGCCTCGCCGCGAGCGCCGCCGTCGTCGAGACGCTGACGGTGCGCACCGACGTGACCACACGCGCGGCCTCCGGCCTGATGCTCGCCACCGACGTGGCCGACGTGCTCGTGAATCGAGGCGTGCCGTTCCGCAGCGCGCACGAGATCGTCGGCCGCATGGTGCGCGAGCTGATCGCGGCGCAGCGCGGCTTCGACGACCTCACACCCGACGAGTGGCGTGGGCATCATCCGTTGTTCGAGGGGATCGATGCCACCGTGGTGAGCGGACGCGCCTCGGTCGATGCCAAGCGCACGCCCCAGTCGACGGCGCCCGGCGCGGTCGCGGCCGCACTCGCTGACGTCACGCGCTGGCTGGCCTCGACCTGA
- a CDS encoding argininosuccinate synthase, whose product MERIVLAYSGGLDTSVAIPWLADHFDAEIVAVTLDLGQGKELADVRERALAVGAVRAHVVDVREEFARDYLLPALKAGAIYEHKYPLATALGRPLIAKHLVQIAEMEGASAIAHGCTGKGNDQVRIDVSARALNPTIKVIAPARVWGMTRPDEIAYARARSIPVPATVDSPYSTDANLWGRSIECGVLEDPWCEPPEEIYTLTKAPAEAPDTPAYVEIEFERGVPVKVNGVAMPLVELISSLETIAGAHGVGRIDMVENRLVGIKSREIYEAPAAVVLHTAHRELEAMVIPRDLDRLKHDLGRQYADLVYNGVWFAPIREAIDAFVEQVQQRVTGVARLKLFKGDCRIVGRRSPFALYDHALATYDAGDVFDHTAAEGFIKIYGLPVETAARAARATTAVAAGV is encoded by the coding sequence ATGGAACGCATCGTGCTCGCCTACTCGGGTGGCCTCGACACGTCGGTCGCCATCCCCTGGCTCGCCGATCACTTCGACGCCGAGATCGTCGCCGTCACGCTCGACCTCGGGCAGGGCAAGGAGCTCGCCGACGTGCGCGAGCGCGCGCTCGCCGTTGGCGCCGTGCGCGCCCACGTCGTCGACGTGCGCGAGGAGTTCGCTCGCGACTACCTGCTGCCGGCCCTCAAGGCCGGCGCCATCTACGAGCACAAGTACCCGCTCGCGACGGCGCTCGGCCGGCCGCTCATCGCAAAGCACCTCGTGCAGATCGCGGAGATGGAGGGTGCGTCGGCCATCGCCCACGGCTGCACCGGCAAGGGCAACGACCAGGTGCGGATCGACGTGTCGGCGCGGGCGCTCAACCCGACGATCAAGGTCATCGCTCCCGCCCGCGTCTGGGGCATGACCCGACCCGACGAGATCGCCTACGCCCGGGCCCGCAGCATCCCCGTGCCGGCCACCGTCGACAGCCCCTACAGCACCGACGCCAACCTCTGGGGGCGGTCGATCGAGTGCGGCGTGCTCGAGGACCCGTGGTGCGAGCCTCCCGAGGAGATCTACACCCTGACCAAGGCGCCGGCCGAGGCGCCCGACACGCCCGCCTACGTGGAAATCGAGTTCGAGCGCGGCGTGCCGGTCAAGGTGAACGGGGTGGCGATGCCGCTCGTCGAGCTCATCTCGAGCCTCGAGACCATCGCCGGCGCGCACGGGGTGGGGCGCATCGACATGGTCGAGAACCGCCTCGTCGGCATCAAGTCGCGCGAGATCTACGAGGCGCCCGCAGCGGTCGTGCTGCACACGGCGCACCGCGAGCTCGAGGCGATGGTCATCCCCCGCGACCTCGATCGCCTGAAGCACGACCTCGGGCGGCAGTACGCCGACCTCGTCTACAACGGCGTGTGGTTCGCGCCGATTCGCGAGGCCATCGACGCATTCGTCGAGCAGGTCCAGCAGCGCGTCACCGGCGTGGCCCGTCTCAAGCTCTTCAAGGGCGACTGCCGCATCGTCGGGCGGCGCTCGCCCTTCGCGCTGTACGATCACGCGCTCGCCACGTACGACGCGGGCGACGTCTTCGACCACACCGCGGCCGAGGGCTTCATCAAGATCTACGGGCTGCCGGTCGAGACCGCCGCGCGCGCCGCGCGCGCCACGACGGCCGTGGCCGCGGGAGTGTGA
- a CDS encoding arginine repressor → MKAYRQAAILECIDREAVTSQEGLRRRLSARGFDVTQATLSRDLKDLGLVKRAADGAYQRAGVPAGRPEGGEAALRRAVVEYLRRIDRVEQFVVVRTDAGQAQPLALAIDRSSSTGLVGTIAGDDTVLVIARDRRRAAAFARQVEAWARA, encoded by the coding sequence ATGAAGGCCTACCGACAAGCGGCCATCCTCGAGTGCATCGATCGTGAAGCCGTCACGAGCCAGGAAGGACTCCGCCGGCGTCTCAGCGCCCGCGGGTTCGACGTGACCCAGGCGACGCTGTCGCGCGACCTCAAGGATCTGGGCCTCGTCAAGCGTGCCGCCGATGGCGCCTACCAGCGGGCCGGCGTTCCCGCCGGCCGTCCCGAAGGTGGCGAGGCCGCCCTGCGGCGGGCCGTCGTCGAGTATCTCCGGCGCATCGACCGCGTCGAGCAGTTCGTCGTCGTGCGCACCGATGCCGGCCAGGCCCAACCGCTCGCGCTGGCCATCGACCGGTCGTCGTCGACGGGTCTCGTCGGCACGATTGCCGGCGACGACACCGTTCTCGTCATCGCCCGCGACCGCCGTCGCGCGGCGGCGTTCGCCCGCCAGGTGGAGGCTTGGGCCAGGGCCTGA
- the argC gene encoding N-acetyl-gamma-glutamyl-phosphate reductase — MSSSLSVGIVGATGYSGQELVRLLARHPRARLAGAFGSSASERPRRLPALARLWDGEVVPFTPDALVGRVDAVLLALPEAAAAETAPPLVDAGLRVFDLSGAFRLRQAGLRHRWYPATATLPAGTAYGLTERHRADIAGARLVACPGCYPTAALLALGPLVDAGLVEGDIVIDAKSGISGAGKAPSERTHFSENHGSVAAYNVFRHRHTAEIEQQLDRAVTFVPHLVPLDRGILETIYVRVRPGTTHADIEAALQSAYADAPFVRLVGAELPEIKHVVHTNFCDIGWVLDATGGRLVLVACLDNLVKGAAGQAIQNLNVAFGFDERAGLL; from the coding sequence ATGTCCTCCTCCCTCTCGGTCGGCATCGTCGGCGCCACCGGCTACTCGGGCCAGGAGCTCGTTCGCCTGCTCGCACGGCATCCCCGGGCCAGACTCGCCGGGGCCTTCGGATCGAGTGCGAGCGAGCGGCCGCGCCGGCTGCCCGCGCTCGCGCGGCTGTGGGACGGCGAAGTCGTGCCCTTCACGCCCGACGCCCTCGTCGGGCGGGTCGACGCGGTCCTGCTCGCCCTGCCAGAGGCCGCGGCCGCCGAGACCGCGCCGCCGCTCGTCGACGCCGGCCTGCGGGTCTTCGACCTGTCGGGCGCGTTCCGCCTCCGCCAGGCCGGTCTCCGCCACCGCTGGTATCCGGCCACGGCCACCTTGCCCGCCGGGACGGCCTATGGCCTCACCGAGCGCCACCGCGCCGACATCGCCGGGGCGCGGCTCGTCGCCTGCCCGGGTTGCTACCCTACGGCGGCGCTGCTCGCGCTCGGCCCCCTCGTCGACGCCGGCCTCGTCGAGGGCGACATCGTCATCGACGCGAAGTCGGGAATCTCGGGCGCGGGCAAGGCGCCGAGCGAGCGCACGCACTTCTCCGAGAACCACGGCAGCGTCGCGGCGTACAACGTCTTCCGGCACCGCCACACCGCGGAGATCGAGCAGCAGCTCGACCGTGCCGTGACGTTCGTCCCGCACCTCGTGCCGCTCGACCGCGGCATCCTCGAGACGATCTACGTGCGCGTCCGCCCAGGGACGACCCACGCCGACATCGAGGCCGCGCTCCAGTCGGCCTACGCCGACGCGCCGTTTGTCCGTCTCGTCGGCGCCGAGCTCCCCGAGATCAAGCACGTCGTCCATACGAACTTCTGCGACATCGGCTGGGTGCTCGACGCCACGGGCGGGCGCCTCGTGCTCGTCGCCTGCCTCGACAATCTCGTGAAGGGCGCGGCCGGCCAGGCCATCCAGAACCTGAACGTGGCCTTCGGCTTCGACGAGCGCGCGGGACTGCTATGA
- the argB gene encoding acetylglutamate kinase: protein MSPAPASTVVKLGGELLEPGETLAPLARAIATLASATPVVVVHGGGREIDAEAARRGLVKQAVDGLRVTDAATLDAVVAVLAGVVNTRLVAALVAAGVRAVGLTGADAALVPVGKAPLHRATDGRLVDLGFVGEPVASTPALAFDLVEAGYVPVIASIGVDPESGDLYNVNADTLAAHVAAAAGAARLVIAGATTGVLDGHGHVIATLDRDAIAGLIADGTASAGMIAKLAASLRALEGGVAEIVVASGRVWATRGVISGTRIVGHAVTAGERA, encoded by the coding sequence ATGAGCCCTGCCCCTGCCTCGACCGTGGTGAAGCTCGGAGGCGAGCTGCTCGAACCGGGTGAGACGCTCGCGCCCCTGGCACGGGCGATCGCGACGCTGGCGTCGGCCACGCCAGTGGTCGTCGTGCACGGCGGCGGCCGGGAGATCGACGCCGAAGCCGCGCGGCGCGGCCTCGTGAAACAGGCGGTCGACGGCCTGCGCGTTACCGACGCCGCCACACTCGACGCCGTGGTCGCCGTGCTCGCCGGCGTCGTGAACACCCGGCTCGTGGCCGCCCTCGTTGCGGCCGGGGTCCGCGCCGTGGGGCTGACCGGGGCCGACGCGGCGCTCGTGCCGGTCGGCAAGGCCCCCCTCCACCGGGCCACCGACGGCCGCCTCGTCGACCTCGGGTTCGTCGGCGAGCCGGTGGCTTCGACGCCGGCGCTCGCCTTCGACCTGGTCGAGGCCGGCTACGTCCCGGTGATCGCTTCGATTGGGGTCGACCCGGAGTCGGGCGACCTCTACAACGTCAACGCCGACACGCTCGCGGCTCACGTAGCAGCCGCGGCGGGCGCCGCCCGGCTGGTCATCGCCGGGGCGACGACCGGGGTGCTCGATGGCCACGGGCACGTCATCGCCACACTCGATCGCGACGCCATCGCTGGACTCATCGCCGATGGCACGGCGTCGGCCGGGATGATCGCCAAGCTCGCTGCGAGCCTCCGCGCGCTCGAGGGCGGCGTTGCCGAGATCGTCGTGGCGTCGGGCCGCGTCTGGGCCACGCGTGGCGTCATCTCCGGTACGCGCATCGTCGGCCACGCGGTCACCGCAGGGGAACGGGCATGA
- a CDS encoding acetylornithine/succinylornithine family transaminase produces MITNTTRSLAEIQALESRHIVQTYKRQPVAFVRGEGVFLFDDEGRRYLDWLSGIGVAALGHAHRGLAAALAEQAQELVHTSNLYFHALQGRVAERLASLSGLPRVFFCNSGTEAVEACLKFARRYWHAQGRTDRTEFVALAHAFGGRTLGSLSVTWDEHYRAPFQPLVPGITFVAPGDVDALEAAVSERTAAIVAEPIQGEGGVRPLSSAFAAAIEAACERTGTLLIADEIQCGLGRTGRPFYFQALGLTPDLVPVGKALGAGFPVGAALVSEPVAGALAFGDHGTTYGGNLLACRAALVVLDELEGGLMDHVRTVGQRLGAGLCELAAKHPAVREVRGAGLMWGLDLSVDAAPVVDAARALGLIVNRTSSTVVRLLPPFVLSEAEADEGLALLDAALADALSPRAAGQEGGA; encoded by the coding sequence ATGATCACGAACACCACGCGCTCCCTCGCCGAGATTCAGGCGCTCGAGTCGCGCCACATCGTCCAGACCTACAAGCGCCAGCCCGTGGCCTTCGTCCGCGGAGAGGGGGTGTTCCTGTTCGACGACGAGGGCCGGCGCTACCTTGATTGGCTGTCGGGCATCGGCGTGGCCGCCCTGGGGCACGCCCACCGGGGGCTTGCGGCGGCGCTGGCCGAGCAGGCGCAGGAGCTGGTGCACACCTCGAACCTCTACTTCCACGCGCTCCAGGGACGGGTCGCCGAGCGCTTGGCTTCGCTCTCGGGGCTGCCGCGCGTCTTCTTCTGCAACAGCGGCACCGAGGCCGTCGAGGCGTGCCTGAAGTTCGCGCGGCGTTACTGGCACGCGCAGGGCCGGACCGACCGCACCGAATTCGTCGCCCTCGCGCACGCCTTCGGCGGCCGGACCCTCGGGTCGCTGTCGGTGACGTGGGACGAGCACTACCGGGCGCCGTTCCAGCCGCTCGTGCCGGGCATCACCTTCGTGGCGCCCGGCGACGTCGATGCCCTCGAGGCGGCCGTGTCCGAGCGGACGGCCGCGATCGTCGCCGAGCCCATTCAGGGGGAGGGCGGCGTGCGCCCGCTGTCGTCGGCGTTTGCTGCGGCCATCGAAGCCGCCTGCGAGCGCACGGGGACGCTGCTCATCGCCGACGAGATTCAGTGCGGTCTCGGGCGGACGGGCCGGCCATTCTACTTCCAGGCACTCGGCCTCACGCCCGATCTGGTCCCGGTGGGCAAGGCGCTCGGCGCCGGTTTCCCGGTGGGCGCGGCGCTCGTGTCGGAACCCGTGGCAGGAGCCCTGGCGTTTGGCGACCACGGGACGACGTACGGCGGGAACCTGCTGGCCTGCCGCGCCGCGCTCGTCGTGCTCGACGAGCTCGAGGGTGGGCTGATGGACCACGTGCGCACGGTGGGCCAGCGCCTCGGCGCGGGCCTCTGCGAGCTCGCGGCGAAGCATCCGGCCGTGCGCGAGGTCCGCGGCGCCGGCCTCATGTGGGGCCTCGACCTCTCCGTCGACGCGGCCCCCGTCGTCGACGCGGCCCGCGCGCTGGGCCTGATCGTCAATCGGACCTCGTCGACCGTCGTGCGCCTGCTGCCGCCATTCGTGCTGAGCGAGGCGGAGGCCGACGAGGGCCTGGCGCTGCTCGACGCGGCACTCGCCGACGCCCTGTCACCCCGCGCCGCCGGGCAGGAAGGTGGCGCGTGA
- a CDS encoding GNAT family N-acetyltransferase → MATPARSAPPDPALSFRVAAAADAGTIHALIEASLDEGHLLPRTLDDVRAHAPRFQVVEDEGVVVACAELAPLSAAVAEVRSLVVSAAYRGRGLGPALVERLRQQARVDGYATLCAFTHEPSHFVRLGFSIVPHVWFPEKVAIDCTACPKFRQCGQHAMALPLDGVSLAAPHGSHTRLPITLARRGLPAALPRGAARLKVIA, encoded by the coding sequence ATGGCGACTCCGGCGCGTTCGGCCCCGCCCGATCCCGCACTCTCTTTTCGCGTGGCTGCCGCGGCCGACGCAGGAACGATTCACGCGCTCATCGAGGCCAGCCTCGACGAGGGGCACCTGCTGCCCCGCACGCTCGACGACGTTCGCGCGCACGCACCACGGTTCCAGGTGGTCGAGGACGAGGGCGTCGTCGTCGCCTGCGCCGAGCTGGCGCCGCTCAGCGCCGCGGTGGCCGAGGTCCGATCGCTCGTCGTCTCGGCGGCCTACCGCGGACGCGGCCTCGGTCCAGCGCTCGTCGAACGGCTGCGTCAGCAGGCGCGTGTCGACGGGTACGCGACGCTCTGCGCGTTCACCCACGAGCCGAGCCACTTCGTGCGCCTCGGCTTCTCGATCGTGCCGCACGTCTGGTTCCCGGAGAAGGTCGCCATCGACTGCACCGCGTGCCCGAAGTTCCGGCAGTGCGGCCAGCACGCGATGGCGCTGCCGCTCGACGGGGTGTCGCTCGCCGCGCCGCACGGCAGCCACACGCGGCTGCCGATCACCCTCGCGCGTCGGGGCCTGCCGGCCGCGCTGCCGCGCGGGGCTGCGCGGTTGAAGGTCATCGCGTGA
- the argJ gene encoding bifunctional glutamate N-acetyltransferase/amino-acid acetyltransferase ArgJ gives MTGARIDGGVTAPHGFMAAGVSCGIKAKGLDLALVVSDRQATAAGVFTTNLAVAAPVVVSREHLDSSGGQARAIVVNSGCANACTGPGGLEAARLMAAETARAVGCDIEEVLVASTGVIGVALDRLKVTSGVIDAHGTLGRDGHTAASLAIMTTDPFPKEAAVEAHLAGGVVRIGGMAKGSGMIEPSMATMLALLTTDASLAPGLLGRALGAAVEDTFNAITVDGECSTNDSVFLLANGASGVTVGDDEFDVFVDALREVCLALALGIVRGGEGATKLVTVVVTGAASYADARRAARAIANSLLVKTAVHGGDPNWGRLVAVAGRSGVAFTLERAKVRIGDVVLFEDGRPFDERAARAASVLASTDVELGVDLGTGGRHEATMWTCDLSADYVRINADYRT, from the coding sequence GTGACCGGCGCGCGAATCGACGGGGGTGTCACCGCGCCGCACGGCTTCATGGCGGCCGGTGTCTCGTGCGGCATCAAGGCGAAGGGCCTCGACCTCGCCCTCGTCGTCTCCGATCGCCAGGCGACCGCCGCCGGGGTGTTCACGACGAACCTGGCCGTAGCGGCACCGGTGGTCGTCTCGCGCGAGCATCTCGACAGCTCCGGCGGCCAGGCACGCGCCATCGTCGTCAACAGCGGGTGCGCCAACGCGTGCACGGGGCCGGGAGGACTCGAGGCAGCCCGCCTGATGGCCGCCGAGACCGCCCGGGCCGTCGGGTGCGACATCGAAGAGGTGCTCGTCGCCTCGACCGGCGTGATTGGCGTGGCACTCGATCGGCTCAAGGTGACGTCTGGCGTGATCGACGCCCACGGCACGCTCGGGCGCGACGGGCACACGGCCGCCTCGCTCGCCATCATGACGACCGACCCGTTTCCGAAGGAGGCCGCCGTCGAGGCGCATCTCGCCGGCGGCGTCGTGCGTATCGGCGGCATGGCCAAGGGTTCGGGCATGATCGAGCCCAGCATGGCGACGATGCTGGCGTTGCTGACGACGGACGCGTCGCTGGCGCCCGGCCTGCTCGGCCGCGCGCTCGGCGCCGCGGTGGAGGACACGTTCAACGCCATCACGGTCGACGGCGAGTGCTCGACCAACGACTCGGTGTTCCTGCTGGCCAACGGCGCGTCGGGCGTCACGGTCGGCGACGACGAGTTCGACGTGTTCGTCGACGCGCTGCGCGAGGTGTGCCTCGCCCTGGCGCTCGGCATCGTCCGTGGCGGTGAGGGCGCGACGAAGCTCGTCACGGTCGTGGTCACCGGCGCGGCCTCGTACGCCGACGCGCGGCGCGCCGCGCGGGCCATCGCGAACTCGCTGCTCGTGAAGACGGCCGTGCACGGCGGCGACCCGAACTGGGGGCGCCTCGTGGCCGTGGCGGGCCGCTCGGGCGTCGCCTTCACCCTGGAGCGCGCGAAGGTTCGCATCGGCGACGTGGTGCTCTTCGAGGACGGCCGTCCGTTCGACGAGCGGGCCGCGCGGGCCGCGTCCGTCCTCGCCTCGACCGACGTCGAGCTCGGCGTCGACCTCGGCACCGGAGGACGCCACGAAGCGACCATGTGGACGTGCGACCTGTCGGCCGACTACGTCCGCATCAACGCGGACTACCGGACGTGA
- the argF gene encoding ornithine carbamoyltransferase, with protein sequence MKKDFLSILDLDAETLAVCLNLSAELKRDRGLGRRAPSADALGGRHVALLFEKPSLRTRSTFEIAIRELGGEVISPAQDATLGGRESIADVARNLERWVAAVVIRTFAQAKLEAFAAAAARLHVVNALTNEEHPCQALADCLTLREHWNTLPGRTLAFVGDGNNVAASLAQACLMLGISVHVASPAGYDLPPDVVAAAAAVARGGATLTSFRDPHEAVRETDAVYTDVWTSMGQEAENAARRVAFAPYRVDADLMASARPGAIFMHCLPAHRGDEVTDEVIDGPASVVFDQAENRLHTQKALLQMLVAPESI encoded by the coding sequence ATGAAGAAGGACTTCCTGTCGATTCTCGATCTCGACGCCGAGACGCTGGCCGTCTGCCTGAACCTCTCGGCCGAACTGAAGCGCGACCGCGGGCTCGGTCGACGCGCCCCGTCGGCCGACGCGCTCGGCGGCCGCCACGTGGCGCTCCTCTTCGAGAAACCGTCGCTGCGGACCCGGTCGACCTTCGAGATTGCGATCCGCGAGCTCGGCGGCGAGGTGATCTCCCCTGCGCAGGACGCCACGCTCGGCGGGCGCGAGTCGATTGCCGACGTCGCGCGCAATCTCGAGCGCTGGGTGGCCGCCGTGGTCATCCGCACCTTCGCGCAGGCGAAACTGGAGGCGTTCGCGGCTGCCGCGGCCCGGCTGCACGTGGTCAACGCACTCACGAACGAGGAACATCCCTGTCAGGCTCTTGCCGATTGCCTCACGTTGCGCGAGCACTGGAACACGCTGCCCGGGCGCACGCTGGCCTTCGTGGGCGACGGCAACAACGTCGCCGCGTCGCTCGCGCAGGCATGCCTGATGCTCGGCATCAGCGTGCACGTGGCATCGCCGGCCGGCTACGACCTGCCCCCCGACGTCGTCGCGGCGGCGGCGGCCGTGGCCCGTGGCGGGGCGACGCTGACCTCGTTCCGCGATCCGCACGAGGCCGTGCGCGAGACCGACGCGGTCTACACCGACGTCTGGACGTCGATGGGACAGGAGGCCGAGAACGCCGCCCGCCGCGTGGCGTTCGCGCCGTACCGCGTCGATGCCGACCTCATGGCGTCGGCCCGGCCCGGCGCGATCTTCATGCACTGCCTGCCGGCGCACCGCGGCGACGAGGTCACCGACGAGGTGATCGACGGCCCGGCGTCGGTGGTCTTCGATCAGGCCGAGAACCGGCTGCACACGCAGAAGGCGCTCCTGCAGATGCTCGTGGCGCCGGAGTCGATCTGA